GAAATGTCATATTTACCCAGTTGGTTTTAACATGTGGTGTATGGGGTTAAAGATCTTAAGGTGGGTCGTCGACCACCTCACTTTTGAGACATTATAATAAAGTAGGCCATAAtgataaatctttgatcaataCTCGCCTAATTTTAACTACTCTAAGCATAGTTTTCAATGATCTTTTGGAATTTGAACGTACCGCATCATGAAGCAAGAAGTTAActaaagaaaagaaaaaaagaacattTAGCGAGTTATGCTACTATTAGTTGTGGTTGGAATAGCCACAAGTAATGTTAAGTCAATCAACTTGCATGGGGAAAACTAGAACTATAACCCCTGACTGTTATGTTGTTTTTTCCATGATTAAGATTCTAACTTGTTTTTGAAACACTCCGGAAAAGTTGATACCTATATGAATTTACTTATTCTCTTTCCTTGGAAATGTATTTTGATCCTTTTGTAGTAAAGCTTCAACTAaatatcaaagaaactACGTCTATAAATTATCTTCTGTTCCCTGAAACAGCTTGAGGGGGAAAGCAAATGGTTGCCTGTTACTTTGATAGAAAGCTCATATCACCAAGAATTCTAgttttgagaaaagaatttacTAGCTTGAAGGGGTTCTATTCTGGAGCAGGTAGGTAGAGATCATTTTGCTTCTCCGTCTCTTTATTCCACTCATCAAATTAACCGTTCGTGAGTAGTGATCATCTTCACGTCTACTGCAGATAGTTTGTAAAACTCAAGTTAAAAACGACTTTTGGGAAACAAAACATAAATTTTAGAACTTTACTCCGTAAGACATATTGTAGAATTCTCATATAATTTATCCTAAAAGTAAAAGAAATTATACAAGAAAGCTTGTGCTACTGGAGCATTATAGACCACGGAAAATACTCATGTTTTATTAAAAACACAATAAGAACGTTTCATGTAGAATGCAAATTTCACTGAGGGAGAAAAGGTCAACTCAATAAATATGTGACATTATTTCTGGCTTCttataattttttcaaaaaaaaaaaaaaaaacaaacaataagcaaaaaaggaagaaaccACCCTTGCTTTTCATTTAGTAGAGTAAGATTAGCTGAAATAAAGGTGCTTTCGTCAATAAGAGAGCTGTAATTGTCAAGAGCTAAGAAGCGGTATCTTCCTAAGTTAATATGAAAATCACAGAACCTACCTTACTATGTGTTAAAGCTTTCCCAATGACGCTGATTTTCTCCCTAACCGgcaattgataaagatCTCTTTGCCGTTGGCTTCAGGTACATGGCGTCTTCAGAAAAATTTAACGAAGAAATCTCTATATGGTAAAACCCTTTCTTAATCAAAGTCTAAGGGCTAATATATTTATGGGACTATGAGAGAAATGAGCGCCCGAGAAGTCGCCAAAGGGAACAAAACGTAAAAAATTATTGAGTATTACAGCCAGAAATAAATTCATAAATGGACTGGTTTAAGATCATACAATAACACTTGCGCTAATCCAATCGAGATAGACTTCGAAAAAAGACCGAAACAAGAATCTGCACGTATTCGctatatttttttctaacTTAAAAGTCATTGCCAAAGAAAGTCCCCCCCCAAGATTTTTTGGGTCTGTTCCCCTAAATCATTAAATACCAAGACCCTGAGCACAGTCCTCAACAAGAACCTAAAGTATCTCACTGAGTATTCTTTTAAGAGAGATACGGCGGTTAAATTTACTTCTTGAATCTTACAAGTAGGTCGAAAAAGGCCAACCCAGAATGTCCCCGTAAGTGACTATTGTTCCGATTGCTCAAGTAGGAAATATTCGGAAAGGTAACTCCCGGTAGCTGTACACTGCGTGGACGAAACCATAAACAGAAAAAAGTGAAACCTCCGAACTTTTCAAAGTGAAAGAAATATCTACTAGTATTTTGAAACCCAAACGCCACAAGAGCTTTGGGTTCTGGATAACCTTTTAGTGAGGAACAAGCCATTGAAGATCAAATAATAtctgttcttctttaacttccagaaatattggaaaatttcagaaACTATGAGCAAGAGCAACCAAAACCAATGGTGGCACGATGATCAAGTAATTTACAagcactttttttttcgaacTTTGAAAACATGGTGAAGAGAAGAGACAAGTATCTAAAGAAATAGCGCCGATGAAATGCCGTTGGGGAAAAATCGAAAATATTATTGTACCTTATCCTGCTTATTATGCACTTGGGTTCCTCAAGGGACATCAATACACATACCAATGTTCTACATATCAAAAAAGTTtacaaaggataaaaaaCGGGCGCAGAACGAAAAATTCATAAACAATGAATACCTGGCAGTATTTAACTGCCCTTGGCCTCTATTTCAAGAGCTTGGGAAACGCGTTCAGAAATTTCAGGATTGCTTTTTGAGAATAATTCCAGAACACGTTTCTGAACATCAGGTCTTGTGGCCTTGGCATTCTCCGTTACATTACGAATGAAGGAATCCTGTTGGCAGGTTTTCTTGAATAATTAATTCCCAGAAAATTCTTGGTTGTTCATAGTCCTTCTCTATAGCTCCCAGGTGGAAAGATGTTGCCTCACCAACCCACTTCTCATGTGCTTCATTGTTCGAAGCATCAGCTCTATAGTTTAGTGCTTCAAAAGGGGTAGGGTAGTAGGGGACTACACCATAGTTTCCGTCCGTACGACCCGGACCATCTCTTTGGAAAGGACAGTAAGCCTGTAGAGGGCGGTTGACGGGTAACTGGTTAAAGTTGGGCCCCAAACGGTAACGTTGTGTGTCAGCGTAGGAGAACAATCTTGCCTGCAAGACGGGATCTGCGGAAGGTTCAATGCCTGGAACGGTGTTCGCAGGGCTGAAAGCAGATTGCTCGACTTCGGCGAAGTAGTTTTCAGGATTTCTTTCTAACACCAATTTGGCAACTCTCCTCAATGGATACTCTTTCTGGGACCAGGTCTTAGTCAAATCGAACACACTAATGTCTGCTTGTTCAGCTTGCTCGGTGGTCATTTCCTGAACGTAAATGGTCCAGGAGGGGGATTCCCCACCCTCGATGGACTCATACAAGCCACGGCCCGCATGATCAGGATCTTCAGCTTCCAAAGCGTGTGCCTCTTtattattcaaatttttaatacCCTGATCGGTGAGCAGGTGGACTTGTACATAGTGGAATTCACCCTCTTTATTAATCCACTTGTAAGCATGAGCAGAGTAACCATGCATGTATCTGTATGAGAAAGGAGTACCACGGTCAGAGAGCACACATGGTATTATGAATAGACTCTGGGTTGTTTAACAAGAAATCCCAAAACCAGTTTAAAAGATCCTTTAAGTTGGTTTTGGGATCCCTAGCCTTCTGTGTATGGACCAAGTATGGAAATTGGACACCatttctgatgaagaagatagGACTTTTGATGTTGACCCAGTCAATGACACCTTCTTGGGAGTAAACTTGATAGTGAATCCACTGGGATCACTAGCGGAGTCTGTGGTACCTCTTTTACCACCGACAGTAGAAAAACGAAGGAAAAGGGTGtcttttttccaataccattcaagaaatctgcACTGACTATATCAGAAACTTCATTGGTAATTTCTAGGTATCCATGAGCAACACGTTCGGGATTCTCTCATGGTCAAAATGCGCGATAAGATAAATCACATGATAGTCCTGGAGAATAGTTGGAACGAAATTACCATCTTGATCACGGAATTGGAGTCCCTAACTGGAGACCAGTTAGGGTTTAGCGGAATTTAATATTTTGCAGGTGACATCGTTGTTATTGAGTACAGAAAGGTATTAAGAAAGGGATATGCCATGACTATTTGTTATATAGCATATCCTTGATTTGTCTCGTCTATTGGCAATATCGGAGCAACAGAAACTACCCTTCGTCTAATAGTGTTGATAAATCGCAATTGTATCTTTGTAATCGAATATTAATAAGACATTGGGCACTCTAATGGTCAAATACTTTTGACTGGTTGATTGGCAAGACAACCGCTTTATGACAGAATGGGTTGTGTGTCCCTAAAACAAAATCGATTGCTATCAGCTCTTGGGAGACACAAGAAATCCGGGAGTACTGTTaaactcttttctttctataGTATAGTGAATGGATCAGGAACTTTACCCTTTTATTTTAGATTATGTTCCCCTCTCTTTTTAATTAAGGGTCGGTATCCTTTTCCCCTAACCGCCTATACCAAAAAAAGATAACCCGCCTTACATCAAAGGTCAATCTTCCCGTTATGCCCGAATACAGTTGAGAAGCTAAGTGAGGGAAATATTTAAAGAATATACATGTTGGGACCAGTAGTTGCAATATTTTCGTATCTTTGTAATGGTCATCATCGATTaaatcgaaaaaaaaaataaaataaaaaagaatggCTGATTATGAATATGATTTCATTGTTCTAGGTGGTGGTACTGCCGGTAACGTTGTGGCTGGGAGGCTTGCTGAGAACCCGGATGTGAGAATATTGGTTGTTGAAGCAGGTGTCGGAAATACCCTGGAGATTGAAGATATCAAGACCCCATCTAGTGCTATGGAGTTGCGTGACTCTCTATATGACTGGGCCTACAAGACCACTATGGTTAAACGTGAAGATTACGAACGTACCGAGAAACCCAACACTCGTGGTAAGGCCCTTGGTGGCAGTTCCTCCTTGAACTACTTCAGTTGGATCCCCGGTTGCAGGTCCACTTTTGACAGATGGGAAGAATTCGGTGGTGAAGAATGGACTTGGGACCCTTTGGTACCTTATCTGAGAAAGAGTGTCACTTACCATGATGACTTGAAACTTTACcctgaagaattaaaaaagATTGGTAGCGGTGGTCCTCTTCCAATTTCCCATGCTGAattagagaagaaattggttcCTTTCCGCGAAAAAGTAATCGAAGCCTGCAAATCAAGAGATCTTCCAGTTAACGAAAACACTTTTGATGGTGATATGGTTGGCTTAACCCACTGTGTGAACTCCATCTACCATGGGGTGCGTTCAAGTAGTGTTTACTTTGTGAAGGATAAGTCAAACATCACAATTTTAACTCATGTCCACTCCAAGaaaatcatcatcgatCCTGCTGACAAGGTTACCAAAGGTGTCACTATCATTAAGCTTTCAGGAGAGGAACACAGTTATTATGCCAAACGCGAAGTTATTGTTGCCCAAGGTGTTTTTGAAAGTCCTAAACTATTAATGCTTTCAGGAGTTGGCCCAAAGAAGGAATTAGAGACACATGGTATCGATGTTATTGTTGAGAATCCCCATGTTGGTCAACACTTGCTAGACCATCCAGGTGTCCCATTTGTATTGCACGTAAAAGATGGTTTTGGTATGGACGATCACTTGTTGCATGAAGGTCCAGCACATACTGCTGCAGTTGAGCAGTACAAAAAGGACTCTACAGGTCCTGTTGGTTTCGGTTTGTTTGAATTGATAGGTTTCCCACGTATTGACCATTACCTAGAGAAAGATCCACACTACAGCCAAACCAAAAAGGCCAACGGCGATAAAGATCCATTCGCCCCCAAGGGTCAACCTCACTTCGAGTTAGACTTTGTGAGTATGTTTGGTAGTGCTTTCCAATGGCATTATCCAACTCCAAAAAAGGGTGCTTACACTAGTGTGGTAGTCAATTTGGTCCGTCCGCATTCTAAACCAGGCGAAGTCAGGTTGAACAGCATGGATCCTCTTCTGCAACCATACATCAATTTAAACTTTTTTGCTGATGAGTTGGATATCATCGCAATGAGAGAAGGTATCAGGTTTTCTTACGACATTTTGACCAAAGGTAAGGGGTTCAAGGATATTATCCTCAGCGAGTATCCATGGGAAATGCCACTAGATGACGACAAAGAAATGAGGAAACAGATTTTAGACCGTGTTCAAACCGCATTCGATTCTTGTGGTACTGCTCGTTTGTCTAAAAGCATTAAACAGGGTGTTGTCGATCCATCATTAAAGGTGCATGGGGTCAAGGGATTACGTGTGATTGATGCTTCCGTCATCCCAGTAATCCCAGACTGCCGTATCCAAAATTCTGTCTACGCCATTGGTGAGAAGGGCGCAGACTCGATCAAGGCGGCTCATAGAGACTTGTACTAAACTGGACAGTTTCTCATGATATATATTTTGgaatattaatattaatattataGGGTATAATTAATCATAAGCAATAAGGGCATTAGGcgaaaatgaaaatggcATTTTGCTGTTATGCCGGAACCGTCTAATACTCTTTGGGAATGGccatatttgaaaaaaaaaaaaagaaattaacCTTTTGCTGTTACTCCGAAAAACATCTGGTACCCTTTGGCGATTCCtttgttgaaaaagaacaaaagacAAATAAAAAAGGGGGGAAGAGCCGATAGGCGAACGAAAGAATCGATATATGCTTTGATAAGCTTTTCGAAGCGCTTGAATCCTTATTGTTCACTTATCGCGGACTACGGTAACCCACAAGCTTCAACATGaataagaaaaaacaaagCTGTATCTAAAAGGTTAGGTCCTGTAATTTTTATGGAAATGATGTGCTAAAATTCGGTAAAATCTGAATAAAGCAGAGCGGAGAGGAAGAGGATCTCTGAGGGTGCGTCATACTCTCAAACTGCCACACTCATGACAGGCTACTAGAATACAAATGGTTCATATCGTATCAAGATTAACTATTTCGATGCTATGCAATGTATGGATATTTGTTTATTGTAGGGCTTTCTTATAATCCGACTTCAGATAAGGTTAAAAGGTACTTTCATTTATATCAACTCTATGATTTTGTGGAGTTAGGCCTTATAACGCATTAAACAAGACCGTTGAAAGTGAGACTTAGTGACTAAAGAAAATCTGAATCAACAAAACCATACAGCGAATAGGTTTTGACAAGTATGAAAAAAGGTGAATTAAGAGACGTTATTGTAATGGAGATGAGGGGTTAAGAGATTTCAATCGAAGAACAACTATTTTACTGTAGCTGAAAGATGCGGATACAGCAGGATGGAGGTTCGGTTACCGTATGACGTTAGAGCGGAACTGGCGGAAATGGCGGATGTGTGAATCGGAACGAAGAAGAGCCTCTGCAACGCAAGTGCTAAATCAAAAATCACCATGAGACAGAAGTTGTTGAATCAAGAGATTTCAATCAGGGATTGAGAAGTCTTCATATCATCCGGGGGCAGAACCAACAAAGGGCACGTCTTACATCAAATGTATTTCATAACATACCATCAAACTACCTAATATTGCaataaaaatgaagaatcaTTGGAATAATTTATGAAGCCTGAGCATTAGTTCTCTGGGCGACAGGGATGGTAAAAACCTGAACTATAATTTACTTCAATGGCTTTGGagaaatattgaaaatttttagTGACATAGTGATTAAATGAACTGTTGTTGAAAGATCTTTAAGCAACTACTAGACTGCTTCTGATAGAGGTTTTTAGGATCGAATCTGAAGTGGAggtaaaattttgaattgcACAAAGAGAGGAGTTGAAAACATCACTTGATGTCACATTGTACAAGGAGTGTAGTGAGTGTAGTGCTAGCGACGCTTACGCTTTCGGTATGGAATGTTAAAcactttttttcttttcttatATTGAATAACCAGGCCAATTCAAAGTTTACAAGTAGGGAGCTGTTTACTACTAGCGAATTCTTATGTGAGCTTATTGTCCGAAGGTATTTGAAGCTCAGCTGTGATTTTGCTGAAAAAAGTTCATGAACGCATTAGACAGGAAGCTGCGCTATCATCTACAATCAGGGCGAAGATGACTGGCGCAAACGTGAATGGACCGTCATCAATAATTCAAAACATCTGTGATCCACATGTCGTGGCTAGTAAATCATACTGTTTCATTATCTATAACCAAACACTGCGATAATTGCTTTCATCTTGACATTATTCGtcaaaagttttgaaaaactgaattagaattttacAAACAACGCATCATTCTAGTGCACCATGCTTTTCATTAAATGCAAATCGAAATCTACGTATTGTCACATCTGAAATTTTATGCAGGGGATAATTTGCAATTGTGCAAAAAATGTGACTTCAGTGaataaagaaagatgaaatcCTTAAGATAGAACTATAAAGATCTGTGGAAAGGCAGATGCGATACCACATTTTGGAGATTGCACCCGAACAATAAAGCTTTTGCCAATAATTTTTGTGATGCAAGATGCCATACCAAGTAAGCCACGCTTAAAGAGGTGACCTCGAGGAAGTCAAGAGAATGCTGTTAGAAAATTCTGATActccaaaaatttcagtgACAGAAAGTGCATGCAGCGGTCAGTTTTGTAGAGATATTTTCAACATATATGGTTGAGTTGAATTACGAGGAAGCTATCTTTTTTAAGAGAAACACTGACTGTTCATAGAAGATACATCAGGAGATGCTCGCTCTAAAAACTTAAGTGGATTTCGAATACGTGTGGCTTATTTTTCATATACTGAGTCAGGAGACAGAAAGTACCACTAGTTATTTAGCCCCACTCATGAACCTAGAAAGAGGAGAATTCTACTAAGAGGGCagttaattttttttttttttttttttttttttatttattgCTAAATGATTTGGTGTGTGCTGCTTTTACGGTAGAAGCCTGGTTACGAAGTTTGAGAACTTATCCATATCAGCAAGGTTAAATCTAGTTAACAGATGGAATCGGTAAGGTCTTATTAAGTTATTTGAAATAGTTGAATGACAATTGCGAGACAGCATTTTTGGAATCCCCAAATAGTGAATTATCATCGGGAAGAACAAAAGACTTATCGACTACTAAATAAAAAGCCAAAGAATGCCCTTTGTTACTCTAATTGAACAAGATATCCTTTACGTTTGATATAGCTAGAAATCAGATCATTCCAGAGGGCTAAAAAGAAGCAGTAGGAAAGATCGAATGGTTAGAAGATCGCCAAGTTTAAACATGATCGCTTAGTGCGGTCcaatttttattttaaaaTTAGTTTTCGTTGAAATGTCAGCATGGAGATATGGTATTGCATATACGAGCACTTCATTTGTTTACTAAAATGTGGGATTGAAGGGAATATGAATTGTATTATAAGAGACGTCAATATCAAAGTGAACGTGAAATGGGTTTTTTAATCCGCCCAAATGTGACTCCATACTTACCAGAATAAGCAAATTGTGTCACTAGTTGGGTCGAATTCTTACCAGTGAAGAGCCCTTCAAGTTTCTTCATTGGGGGATTACATAATAGAAAGAAGTATTCGACACAGAAATATCATGTACAAGCGAGTTCCagattcaaatcttttttaATCTCTTTATTGCAGTCTTTCTCGAACTGAGAAACGAATTACCacaatttctttcctcAGCAATACACTGTCCAACGTTATTTTTACTTTTCGTTCGTGGAAATGAATAATGGTGCTCACAATTATAGATAAAACCCGTGCCGTAAGTTGTTCAACTCTCCAAATTCCCAAGAGTTACATGCCCCAGTTGTAAAACATCCTCTGATATAATATTCTCTGTCAGACATTTGCGCATGTTCAGTATTTTCAGTGTGCCCAATGGGTATACCTTATAAGTTACAAAGTCCTAAATTAATATCTTAGGGGCCTTCATCCGTCTATGACATCTGCCGTTTCGTTCATTGCAGCTAGAAGACAAATTACTACGATAATAGCAACTTCGAAATTCTACGAAGGTGATAACAGGTGATTGTGTCGGTGTTGAGGGATCTTTCCAAACTCAAAATGTAATGCTATTGTTAAAGAGAAAGGTACAAACATTAAAATGTAATTAAGTAAAACAAGGAAAAGTTTGGCAAAACATTCTCCAGAGATGACTCCGTTGGAATGAAAGAACTCCAGGTAATAAAGTAATCAAGTTGAAGGGTTGAGAGTCGGCTAGAAAGCCCAGAGAGGGCGACAGTTGCTAGAATAGAGGTGAAGTGCATTGTTAAACGATTGATTTATGAGGAAAAATGTAGCAGATCCACGAATGATCTCTTCGTCGTCCCCATTCATAACGAACATATTCCTGTGCATCGTGGGCGCTTATCTCAGGTCTTCTAATTATAAATATTTAACCGCAGGGTTTCTAATGCGAGGCTTTAGAAGTTAATCTGCCCGCGTTTGCCAAGATCAAGAATAACGTACTTCTAGGAAAATTTTTATAACAGAGGGGCCTCGAGGATGCACGAATTTTTAAATAAGGACATatgattttgatcttttattattgaaagTTGGAAATGAATTCATGTGATGAGGTCTCGGGTTAATGACAGTTATTAATGGCACATTcttgtttttattttgatgatTGACATACATatgcttctttttcttttatgaCGTATGGAGAGAGAGAGGCATTCAAGGTGTCAAAAATAGGCGCGATGTATACGGCAAGGTTCCAACGGAGGTTGCTCTTGTAGCTTCCATGCAAGTTGTTTTTCGCGATGGACGAAGAACAGGCTTTTTACAAGCTCGGACTTCATGAGCCAAAGTATGCGGGTTAAGATCTCATGGTTTTATTATAGCCAATACACAGTTAAATACGAAGCGCATTAGACCCACTTTCTTAAAACTGATGTTCAACAGCACAGGATAAAGGATGGCTTTTagatgaagttgaaagGAACTGGTGAAGAGAAGTTGATCCTCGAATCATAGCAAATACCACA
The genomic region above belongs to Zygosaccharomyces rouxii strain CBS732 chromosome F complete sequence and contains:
- a CDS encoding GMC family oxidoreductase (highly similar to uniprot|Q2UD26 Aspergillus oryzae AO090012000349 Choline dehydrogenase and related flavoproteins), whose protein sequence is MADYEYDFIVLGGGTAGNVVAGRLAENPDVRILVVEAGVGNTLEIEDIKTPSSAMELRDSLYDWAYKTTMVKREDYERTEKPNTRGKALGGSSSLNYFSWIPGCRSTFDRWEEFGGEEWTWDPLVPYLRKSVTYHDDLKLYPEELKKIGSGGPLPISHAELEKKLVPFREKVIEACKSRDLPVNENTFDGDMVGLTHCVNSIYHGVRSSSVYFVKDKSNITILTHVHSKKIIIDPADKVTKGVTIIKLSGEEHSYYAKREVIVAQGVFESPKLLMLSGVGPKKELETHGIDVIVENPHVGQHLLDHPGVPFVLHVKDGFGMDDHLLHEGPAHTAAVEQYKKDSTGPVGFGLFELIGFPRIDHYLEKDPHYSQTKKANGDKDPFAPKGQPHFELDFVSMFGSAFQWHYPTPKKGAYTSVVVNLVRPHSKPGEVRLNSMDPLLQPYINLNFFADELDIIAMREGIRFSYDILTKGKGFKDIILSEYPWEMPLDDDKEMRKQILDRVQTAFDSCGTARLSKSIKQGVVDPSLKVHGVKGLRVIDASVIPVIPDCRIQNSVYAIGEKGADSIKAAHRDLY